From one Alosa alosa isolate M-15738 ecotype Scorff River chromosome 5, AALO_Geno_1.1, whole genome shotgun sequence genomic stretch:
- the LOC125294087 gene encoding NXPE family member 3-like, whose product MLKIQEDLGFSKEEWDRIQRAVYWGEPDRQITSVTMCTSPDHSTFIINDFKASYYVGEELHATIVAKDCTGRPKSYGGDFFQAKAYSNKLNAGVFGEVLDHHNGTYTARFTLPWAGEAFVAIRLIHSSEGVQILKQHRDMDPDRVNFYGFFVGKNKQGAKVEEKVDCNVKWDGVAISGKGSCCCEYPDVRTGLMWHCRKPPTLPCNTLVYYTHSVYKNHMTDLEKEIMDKQHVNRWINGDSRMITVLASNSTLGVREACKPGMPTPIPAGFYLDDVWTSFVCATRHFNAKDKTKCLKDHHIYIMGDSTSRQWYDFIIESVPTLRRMNQHTIENNGPHMAVDVENNIDLHYRSHGTPRISVARQIMADLHYISNEIDDMAGGPHTVIVFNVFAHFTTFPLSYFAYRVSQIRRAVVALLRRAPETKVIMKTANTGHKDFYRSDWLSMQLDRVLRETFNGVGVYILDVWQMTACHHNTEDIHPGPVIIKNEVDILLSFICPT is encoded by the exons ATGCTCAAAATCCAAGAGGATCTGGGCTTTAGTAAGGAGGAGTGGGACCGGATACAGAGGGCGGTTTACTGGGGTGAACCTGACCGACAGATTACCAGTGTAACTATGTGCACCAGTCCGGACCACTCCACTTTCATCATTAATGACTTTAAGGCCAGTTACTATGTGGGAGAGGAGCTCCACGCAACCATTGTTGCCAAGGACTGTACTGGTAGGCCAAAAAGCTATGGAGGGGATTTCTTCCAAGCAAAGGCTTATTCtaacaaattaaat GCTGGTGTGTTTGGAGAGGTACTAGACCATCACAATGGCACCTACACGGCCCGGTTTACCCTGCCATGGGCGGGTGAGGCGTTTGTGGCGATCCGCCTGATTCACTCCAGTGAGGGTGTTCAAATCCTCAAGCAACACCGGGACATGGACCCTGACCGTGTCAACTTCTACGGCTTTTTTGTGGGCAAGAACAAACAGGGTGCTAAAGTGGAGGAGAAGGTGGACTGTAATGTAAAATGGGATGGGGTGGCAATATCTGGCAAGGGGAGCTGCTGCTGTGAGTACCCAGATGTCCGTACAGGGCTGATGTGGCACTGCCGTAAACCTCCAACTCTCCCCTGCAATACCCTGGTGTACTACACTCACAGTGTTTACAAGAATCACATGACAGACCTTGAGAAAGAAATCATGGACAA GCAACATGTGAATCGTTGGATCAATGGTGATTCACGAATGATTACAGTCCTTGCCTCTAACTCCACTCTTG GAGTGAGAGAGGCATGTAAACCAGGGATGCCAACGCCGATACCAGCAGGATTCTATTTGGATGATGTTTGGACATCATTTGTGTGTGCCACCCGTCATTTTAATGCAAAGGACAAAACTAAGTGTCTGAAGGACCACCACATCTACATAATGGGAGACTCCACTAGCAGACAGTGGTATGACTTCATTATCGAATCCGTGCCTA CTCTAAGGCGCATGAACCAACACACCATTGAGAATAATGGGCCCCATATGGCTGTGGACGTGGAGAACAATATCGACCTACACTACCGCTCGCATGGCACCCCCCGCATCAGCGTTGCTCGGCAGATTATGGCGGATTTGCACTACATTAGTAACGAGATAGACGACATGGCTGGTGGACCACACACTGTTATTGTCTTCAACGTTTTTGCTCACTTCACCACCTTCCCTCTTTCCTACTTTGCCTACCGGGTTTCCCAGATCCGGCGCGCGGTCGTGGCACTGTTGAGACGTGCGCCGGAGACTAAGGTCATCATGAAGACAGCCAACACAGGGCACAAG GATTTCTATCGCAGTGACTGGCTATCTATGCAGCTTGATCGAGTCCTGCGAGAAACCTTCAATGGCGTTGGAGTCTATATCCTGGATGTGTGGCAGATGACCGCCTGTCACCATAACACAGAGGACATCCATCCTGGTCCAGTGATCATCAAAAATGAAGTTGACATTCTTCTCTCTTTTATCTGCCCCACATAA